A region of the Clostridium estertheticum subsp. estertheticum genome:
TAAAGTATTGAAAAGTGCAGGCCTAGAGGGAAAGGATATTGATATGGTTATGTTTTCATCTCAATTTCCTGAATATACATTTCCAAGTCAATCGCTAATAGTACATAATGCAATAAATGGGAAAGAAGATTGTATGTGTATGGATACAAATACAAATTGTGCAGGAATGCTTGTTACTGTTGAGCAGACTATAAGAGCTATGATGGGCAATCCTCATGTAAAAAGAGCTTTAGTGATAGGGTCTGATTATACTTCGATACATTGTAGGGACGACGATGAACTAACTTACCCTAATTTTGCAGATGGGGCTGCCGCTATTATTTTAGAAAAGACAGAAGAGGGCGGGTTTATAGATAGTATGTGCAAAAGTAATGGTGCTACATGGGAGTCAGTTAAATATCCAGCTTGTGGTATGTCAAAAGTATATAAAGAAGAATTATCAGTTAGAGATAGAAGATTACAATGGACACCTTTTGAGGGTTTATTTATAATTGACAAGGCCGTAACTTCAATTCATGCCTTACTAAATAGGAATAGTCTAAAAATAGAAGAAATAAACAGCTATTGCTTTTCTCAATATTCAAAAGCATTTTCAAACCTTGGTTCAGAAAAATTAGGGGTAGATATAAACAAGTTTATTTATATAGGTGATGAATATGGATATACAGGAACAAGCAGTCCATTTATATCATTTTATGAGGGAGTTAAAACTGGTAGAATAAAAAGAGGAGACATTGTTTGCCTTTGGACAG
Encoded here:
- a CDS encoding 3-oxoacyl-[acyl-carrier-protein] synthase III C-terminal domain-containing protein, whose product is MENVRILKVEIYHPDNEVFNSFYLKHFKSQGKDIEGLLRAFGRDKRYIIDDDNENTVTMGIKVANKVLKSAGLEGKDIDMVMFSSQFPEYTFPSQSLIVHNAINGKEDCMCMDTNTNCAGMLVTVEQTIRAMMGNPHVKRALVIGSDYTSIHCRDDDELTYPNFADGAAAIILEKTEEGGFIDSMCKSNGATWESVKYPACGMSKVYKEELSVRDRRLQWTPFEGLFIIDKAVTSIHALLNRNSLKIEEINSYCFSQYSKAFSNLGSEKLGVDINKFIYIGDEYGYTGTSSPFISFYEGVKTGRIKRGDIVCLWTVAINWTICTMLIRY